In Helianthus annuus cultivar XRQ/B chromosome 9, HanXRQr2.0-SUNRISE, whole genome shotgun sequence, the following are encoded in one genomic region:
- the LOC110877287 gene encoding methyl-CpG-binding domain-containing protein 10 isoform X2, with protein MANSGVNDEVVSLELPAPPGWKKMFLPKEPGTPKKNEIVFTAPTGEEITTRKQLEQYLKAHPGGPKASEFDWGTGETPRRSSRISEKVKTTPPPSETEPVKKRSRKSSSGKKGKKEKEEEAPEVITDIDVEMKEAEKEEKDDGKDDNAPKETEGKEETEKTEKDEAIVDGEVKPVEEVNEASEIPKVPLSEVNDEKISDGQNNEGETREPEKTEKSETNADGEESKPVQEVSEVCEIPKIPLPEVNEEKIVDGQNNEGETHGAEPTLVTEAEKDGGAEGQKGNFDNVSEKKVEAEGESVVVNGCHVVGQ; from the exons TTTCTGCCAAAGGAACCTGGGACCCCGAAGAAGAACGAAATCGTGTTCACCGCACCAACAGGTGAAGAAATAACCACCCGAAAGCAGCTGGAGCAGTACCTGAAAGCACACCCGGGCGGGCCCAAGGCCTCTGAATTTGATTGGGGAACTGGCGAAACGCCGAGGCGGTCATCAAGAATCAGTGAGAAGGTGAAGACAACGCCGCCACCTTCGGAAACCGAGCCCGTTAAGAAACGGTCTCGAAAGTCGTCAAGTGGAAAGAAGGgtaaaaaggagaaagaagaagaGGCCCCTGAAGTAATCACTGACATTGATGTCGAAATGAAGGAAGCTGAAAAGGAAGAGAAAGATGATGGAAAAGACGATAATGCCCCTAAAGAAACCGAGGGAAAAGAAGAAACGGAGAAAACCGAGAAGGATGAAGCAATTGTAGATG GTGAAGTTAAGCCCGTAGAAGAGGTGAATGAAGCGAGTGAAATCCCGAAAGTACCCCTGTCAGAGGTGAATGACGAGAAAATATCCGACGGTCAAAATAACGAAGGCGAAACCCGTGAACCGGAGAAAACCGAGAAGAGTGAAACGAATGCTGACGGTGAAGAAAGTAAGCCCGTTCAAGAAGTGAGCGAGGTGTGTGAAATCCCGAAAATACCCCTGCCAGAGGTGAACGAAGAGAAAATCGTCGATGGTCAAAACAACGAAGGAGAAACCCATGGTGCGGAGCCAACACTAGTTACCGAGGCTGAGAAAGATGGCGGAGCTGAAGGGCAAAAGGGTAATTTCGACAATGTTTCCGAGAAAAAGGTGGAAGCGGAAGGAGAAAGCGTGGTGGTGAACGGTTGTCATGTGGTGGGTCAGTGA
- the LOC110877287 gene encoding methyl-CpG-binding domain-containing protein 10 isoform X1, protein MANSGVNDEVVSLELPAPPGWKKMFLPKEPGTPKKNEIVFTAPTGEEITTRKQLEQYLKAHPGGPKASEFDWGTGETPRRSSRISEKVKTTPPPSETEPVKKRSRKSSSGKKGKKEKEEEAPEVITDIDVEMKEAEKEEKDDGKDDNAPKETEGKEETEKTEKDEAIVDGEVKPIEEKTDKDEAIVDGEVKPVEEVNEASEIPKVPLSEVNDEKISDGQNNEGETREPEKTEKSETNADGEESKPVQEVSEVCEIPKIPLPEVNEEKIVDGQNNEGETHGAEPTLVTEAEKDGGAEGQKGNFDNVSEKKVEAEGESVVVNGCHVVGQ, encoded by the coding sequence TTTCTGCCAAAGGAACCTGGGACCCCGAAGAAGAACGAAATCGTGTTCACCGCACCAACAGGTGAAGAAATAACCACCCGAAAGCAGCTGGAGCAGTACCTGAAAGCACACCCGGGCGGGCCCAAGGCCTCTGAATTTGATTGGGGAACTGGCGAAACGCCGAGGCGGTCATCAAGAATCAGTGAGAAGGTGAAGACAACGCCGCCACCTTCGGAAACCGAGCCCGTTAAGAAACGGTCTCGAAAGTCGTCAAGTGGAAAGAAGGgtaaaaaggagaaagaagaagaGGCCCCTGAAGTAATCACTGACATTGATGTCGAAATGAAGGAAGCTGAAAAGGAAGAGAAAGATGATGGAAAAGACGATAATGCCCCTAAAGAAACCGAGGGAAAAGAAGAAACGGAGAAAACCGAGAAGGATGAAGCAATTGTAGATGGTGAAGTTAAGCCCATAGAAGAGAAAACTGACAAGGATGAAGCTATTGTAGATGGTGAAGTTAAGCCCGTAGAAGAGGTGAATGAAGCGAGTGAAATCCCGAAAGTACCCCTGTCAGAGGTGAATGACGAGAAAATATCCGACGGTCAAAATAACGAAGGCGAAACCCGTGAACCGGAGAAAACCGAGAAGAGTGAAACGAATGCTGACGGTGAAGAAAGTAAGCCCGTTCAAGAAGTGAGCGAGGTGTGTGAAATCCCGAAAATACCCCTGCCAGAGGTGAACGAAGAGAAAATCGTCGATGGTCAAAACAACGAAGGAGAAACCCATGGTGCGGAGCCAACACTAGTTACCGAGGCTGAGAAAGATGGCGGAGCTGAAGGGCAAAAGGGTAATTTCGACAATGTTTCCGAGAAAAAGGTGGAAGCGGAAGGAGAAAGCGTGGTGGTGAACGGTTGTCATGTGGTGGGTCAGTGA